CGGTTGATGCAACAATGGCGCACCCAAGGCTTGGTGTTACCGTTGAGCGTCAACATCAATGCGCACCAATTAAGGCAAGAAAACTTTTCCGCACGGCTGGCGGCAATTATCGGACAATTCTCGCCCATCGCCGCGGGTCAATTGGAAATCGAAATCGTGGAATCCGCGGCTTTGGGCGATTTGCAAAAAGTCAGTAGCTTAATCGCCGAATGTAAACGCTTTGGCGTTAACTTTGCGCTGGATGACTTCGGTACCGGTTATTCCGCGCTAACCTATTTAAAACGTCTGGCTGTTTCCACCCTCAAAATCGATCGATCCTTCGTACGGGATTTACTCATCGATGAAAGCGACCTGGCCATAGTGCGCGGCGTGATCGGCTTGGCAAAAGCCTTTAAAACCGACATCATCGCGGAAGGCGTGGAAAGCTGGCGGCAAGCCGCCTGCTTATTGGACATGGGCTGTGAAATTGCCCAAGGCTATGTGATTGCCCATCCCATGCCCGCCGAAGAAGTCGTCAACTGGACCAGGCAGTTTAGATTGCCTGAATTACAAAAGGAGCATCATAATGAGCCAACCCTACAGCCCACTCACTTGCACTGACAGCATGAAGACCGGTGTAACCGGTATTGATGAAGAACATCTGATACTGGTGAATATGTTGAATATGGCCGGAGAGCAACTGACAGACGGCAGCGGTCGCATGCAACTGGAAGAAATTATTCGTGATTTGCTAAGTTACGCCCTGTACCACTTCGATAACGAAGAAGAACTCATGCTGGAAAGTCATTATCCGGATGTATTGAGGGAAAAGCATTTTCAGGAACACCGCAAATTCTCGGCCGCCGTCGCCCGATTGCAACAGGATCTTTCCGACGGTAAGCAGGTTAGCCGCGATGAATTGCTGGGGTTTTTAAAAGCTTGGCTGGTGAATCATATTTTGGATACCGACAAACAGCTCGGCGAATTTCTTTGCCAACGCGACCCATTGTCATCTCAGTCATGATCAGCATTATTCAGCGTGTCAGCGAAGCGAAAGTCACCGTCAACGGGGTCGACATCGGGCGCATAGACAGAGGCATCATGGCGCTGGTAGCGGTGGAAAAGTCCGACGACAAGCCGCAAGCCGACCGTCTGCTCGAGCGCATTTTAAACTACCGTATTTTTGCCGATGCCGACGACAAAATGAATCTGAGTCTGCGCGACATCCAAGGCGGATTATTGATCGTTCCGCAATTTACCTTGGCGGCTGACACCCAAAAAGGCAACCGCCCCAGTTTTGCCTCGGCCGCCCCGCCGGAACATGGCCGCGAACTATTCGGCTATTTCCAGCGACAAGCCTGCGTGGTTTACCCCGGCTGCCAATTCGGCGAATTCGGCGCCGATATGAAAGTAGCCCTGATCAACGACGGTCCGGTGACGTTTACCTTGCGCTGCCATTAATCCAATCACGTAAGCGCTGCATCTCCTGCTCCAAGGTGTTATCCGGCATATTCTCGTCGGCGCGCCGATACCAGTAGCGCGCATTACTCAAATCACCTTCCACTCTATGCAGATAGCCGTGAATCAGGCATGACAGCGTATCGGTATAAGGCTGCACCAATTCGTGCGCCTCATCCCACCGACCCGCCGCAGCCAGTTGCAACGCTTCAGCATGATCTGCCGACATGTCAGTCGCCGTCTAACCCACCCAAACCCGGGCATTTCTAAACATCCGCAGCCAAGCGCCGTCTTCCCGCCAATCCGCCGGATGCCAGGAGTTCTGCACGGCGCGGAAGCAGCGCTCGGGATGCGGCATCATGATGGTGAAACGGCCGTCCGTCGTAGTCAGGCCGGTAATTCCCAGCGGCGAACCGTTCGGATTGGCTGGAAAGGCCGTGGTTTCAGCGCCGTAATTATCGACGTAACTGATCGCCACATGCGCGTCGGCCGGATTTTGCGAACCGAACTCGGCACGCCCTTCGCCGTGCGCCACTACCACCGGCAATAGCGAACCGGCCATGCCGCTGAAGAAAATCGACGGCGATTCCTGTACTTTTACCATCGCCACCCGCGCCTCGAATTGCTCCGACAGGTTGCGCTTGAATTGCGGCCAGTGTTCGGCACCGGGAATGATATCTTTTAAACCCGACATCATCTGGCAGCCGTTGCACACCCCCAAACCGAAGGTGTCCTTACGGGCGAAAAACGCCGCAAATTCGTCGCGCGCCTTGGGGTTAAACAAAATCGATTTGGCCCAACCGCCGCCCGCACCCAACACGTCGCCGTAGGAAAAACCGCCGCAGGCGACTAAGCCGGTAAAATCGGCCAAACCGACCCGGCCGGCAATAATGTCGGTCATGTGCACGTCGATGGCCGTAAAACCGGCTCTATCGAAGGCGGCCGCCATTTCCACATGGCCGTTGACGCCCTGCTCGCGCAAAATCGCCACCTTCGGCCTGACGGTCTGGCCGAAACGGGCGACGATATTGTCGTTGATATCGAAACTCGGCACAGCGCGCAAACCGGGGTCCTTGTCGTCGGTGATGCGTTCGAATTGCTGCCGGGCGCAAGCGGGATTATCGCGCAGGGCTTGCATGCGATAACTGACTTCCGACCAAATTTGCTGTAATTCGGCGCGGCTGGCGGAGTAAAGCAGTTGCTCGCGATGTTTGATTTGCATCTGCTGCCCGGATACCACATGACCGATTTGAAAACTGCAATCGTCCAGACCGGCTTGGTCCAATATCCTCGCAACCCGGTTCAGGTCCGCGGCCTTGATCTGAATCACCGCCCCCAGCTCTTCGTTGAACAGGGCCCCCAGAACGTCGTCGCCCAGCACCGACAAATCGATGTCCAGCCCCTGACGACCGGCGAACAACATTTCGGCCAGCGTGGCCAGCAAACCGCCGTCGGCGCGGTCATGATAGGCCAGTAACAGGGCTTGCTGATTCAAGCTCTGGATCGTGTCGAAAAACGCTTTGAACAATTCAGCATCGTCCAAATCCGGCGCTTGATTGCCGAGCTGATTGTATACCTGTGCCAACACCGAACCGCCCAGGCGGTTTTTGCCCTGCCCCAAATCGATCAGCAACAACAGACTATCCTGATCCTGCAGTTGCGGCGTCAACGTCAGACGTACGTCCTGGACCGGCGCAAACGCGGTAATAATCAACGACACCGGCGAGGTCATGCTCTTATCGTTGTCTTTGTCTTTCCATACGGTTCGCATCGACAAGGAATCCTTACCCACCGGAATGGCGATGCCCAAGGTCGGACACAATTCCATACCAACGGCTTTGACGGTATCGAACAATACCGCGTCTTCGCCGGGGCTACCGGCCGCGGCCATCCAGTTGGCGGATAATTTGACATCGTTGAGTTTGCCGATACGGGCCGCGGCCAAGTTAGTCAAGGCCTCGCCTATGGCCATGCGTCCGGACGCCGGGCCGTCGATCAACGCTAACGGCGTGCGTTCGCCCAAGGCCATGGCTTCGCCGGTATGTGCGTAAAATCCCGAAGCTGTCACCGCGACATCCGCCACCGGTATTTGCCACGGCCCTACCATTTGATCGCGCGCCACCAAACCGGTTACCGAACGGTCGCCGATGTGGATCAAAAAGCTTTTGTCCGCCACGGCCGGAAAGGCCAGTACCCGTTTCACGGCGTCGGCCAGTTGCACGGATTGCAGCTGCAGTTCCGGCAAGCTTTTAGGCAGTCGCCGCACGTCTTTATGCATTTTCGGCGGTTTGCCAAACAATACCGACATCGGCAAATCGACCGGTTTGCCGCCCAGCCA
This sequence is a window from Methylomonas methanica MC09. Protein-coding genes within it:
- a CDS encoding bacteriohemerythrin; its protein translation is MSQPYSPLTCTDSMKTGVTGIDEEHLILVNMLNMAGEQLTDGSGRMQLEEIIRDLLSYALYHFDNEEELMLESHYPDVLREKHFQEHRKFSAAVARLQQDLSDGKQVSRDELLGFLKAWLVNHILDTDKQLGEFLCQRDPLSSQS
- the dtd gene encoding D-aminoacyl-tRNA deacylase, whose protein sequence is MISIIQRVSEAKVTVNGVDIGRIDRGIMALVAVEKSDDKPQADRLLERILNYRIFADADDKMNLSLRDIQGGLLIVPQFTLAADTQKGNRPSFASAAPPEHGRELFGYFQRQACVVYPGCQFGEFGADMKVALINDGPVTFTLRCH
- the purL gene encoding phosphoribosylformylglycinamidine synthase produces the protein MLTIPGTSALSSFRIEKLLSQLQDLDSRIQAVSARFLHFAQLEAPLTEAQTEMLGRLLDYGEAPAQDLSAATTAIAGETGGEAARIAAVFTATLWVVPRLGTISPWSSKATEIAERCGLSGVKRLERGIEYTFTGSAQLSADALQALAAPLHDRMTQQVVTDSAQLDLFAEHEPKPLQSVAIIEQGREALVKANTELGLALSADEIDYLTESFAQLGRNPTDVELMMFAQANSEHCRHKIFNASWTIDGEEQAKSLFAMIRNTHTQHPQGILSAYSDNASVMAGSEARVFIRDAGSHTYGYVEEAAHILMKVETHNHPTAISPHPGAATGSGGEIRDEGATGRGSATKAGLTGFSVSHLKIPGFEQPWEADNGKPERIATALDIMLEGPIGGAAFNNEFGRPNIAGYFRSFEQPAETGEPDAFRGYHKPIMIAGGMGNIRPMLVDKQPIPAGSLIIILGGPAMLIGLGGGAASSQTSGESAAELDFASVQRENPEMERRCQEVINHCNSLGDETPIISIHDIGAGGLSNAVPEIIHDCERGGRFELRKVNNADKGMSPMQIWCNEAQERYVVAIKPESLALFESFCEREHCLYAVIGEATDAEHLTLSDEWLGGKPVDLPMSVLFGKPPKMHKDVRRLPKSLPELQLQSVQLADAVKRVLAFPAVADKSFLIHIGDRSVTGLVARDQMVGPWQIPVADVAVTASGFYAHTGEAMALGERTPLALIDGPASGRMAIGEALTNLAAARIGKLNDVKLSANWMAAAGSPGEDAVLFDTVKAVGMELCPTLGIAIPVGKDSLSMRTVWKDKDNDKSMTSPVSLIITAFAPVQDVRLTLTPQLQDQDSLLLLIDLGQGKNRLGGSVLAQVYNQLGNQAPDLDDAELFKAFFDTIQSLNQQALLLAYHDRADGGLLATLAEMLFAGRQGLDIDLSVLGDDVLGALFNEELGAVIQIKAADLNRVARILDQAGLDDCSFQIGHVVSGQQMQIKHREQLLYSASRAELQQIWSEVSYRMQALRDNPACARQQFERITDDKDPGLRAVPSFDINDNIVARFGQTVRPKVAILREQGVNGHVEMAAAFDRAGFTAIDVHMTDIIAGRVGLADFTGLVACGGFSYGDVLGAGGGWAKSILFNPKARDEFAAFFARKDTFGLGVCNGCQMMSGLKDIIPGAEHWPQFKRNLSEQFEARVAMVKVQESPSIFFSGMAGSLLPVVVAHGEGRAEFGSQNPADAHVAISYVDNYGAETTAFPANPNGSPLGITGLTTTDGRFTIMMPHPERCFRAVQNSWHPADWREDGAWLRMFRNARVWVG